In Plasmodium brasilianum strain Bolivian I chromosome 1, whole genome shotgun sequence, a single genomic region encodes these proteins:
- a CDS encoding hypothetical protein (conserved Plasmodium protein) yields the protein MIRIYPYPFSKYVKSLPDPPPAKSREIKHFKCKKYENDYSWLLEAKNNLKKCFHLCNICSEKFNCMRHLVKNSNVHYEYNLHEKVIKENSKDDNQQLRENIYDDNSCENNRSTKHNNKSHDIKNNILKINSNNSKNHMCGNQDIPSLKSIGNNSLIFSNSINQESECLSFNDDVFIFLDDYSKKNSNSYTNDEGNYDTKLENMCFLEYEDPLSPKYHVDDMIIHIKRHFKNNVSYFACKHVKINDLCNMNAEDNNYDNINIYMCENNREDFSVNGYKENDRKENKLYNFSQSTVMNTFNAKDEQSESNNWIYTCSNKSRNNFSLDKSYLREDIGENDINIEEITENYEWPNISNFYNNKKGNTSYTVKESKNYEYCKSSNKNKNIDKNNNDTYKDDNKKNLSVCNKDYVNKISNNCNNENFFKKHKSDKTNKHTNLLNSEKSPRTLMNELNEKLIKRKNLSLQNNSEKNENISADMLFTHEEKKKNIEKSAENLTANNRYCSKETSNNNFTCMKENINMFNIYKRNSINKTKTVNNVDINELKSKLVNVANLVPNNPRNNSEKSKVLYSEAKNINGKTNYYYVENETNVSNTDMDQLEQNMNTITNQSDETNTKICNFKKFYKKFNDKLDVKNYDVEINNFSINEKEKSDNLILLELMESNKFMETNNKDEVNIKGGYSYSNEEKIKQIYEKNKYKNIIHADTLYINKVNKNKKKDHSEVIESKINKKALTNNIKTNNHICISKNSFDSKNIYEKKINVADISKEGNRIVKPLYEIESVKGINIYNKHISDKNSTAGELDDITSCNKNNNNKNTVSRNNIYNSLIKNCESDFKNYENSKIKSRFKISDINGVKIRSCGINENNTLISKRKENSFSDIKNKNVSMSTNKMKVKNNVNNNNENVTVRKSELNMHNFKYNSYFNKNDEAIKDHPNINDTLNESDKLGYYKYMNKEKSADENSLILRKKEEYKEQNEENDTNKIRYKKRLNNELKKKLSTILNLYTNPNKINIHNKIYASDMDKVNLDNDKVIYINNNYFFNVDKDNYFENCDGKCPRNSMKYNFKKLDLQFCKNKNDFYSFKYMSKILSSSSLSKEYIFSESFESNILEKKVNKLKELKNKYLLKKYLNEILDRKKMHSVTSINKKVPNIDCPKLIYNTEKNIYDGSSKSEIKYSKKKESFRDDLYVKETLKEQLRMNKRNIELYKAPESPKKQDKIPKPLASHLETNSLSHLNKTPSYPFEQFIL from the coding sequence TAAAAGAGAATTCGAAGGACGATAATCAACAACTcagagaaaatatatatgatgacAATTCAtgtgaaaataatagaagTACTAAGCATAACAACAAATCACATGATATAAAGAATAACATTCTTAAgataaatagtaataattcaaaaaatcaTATGTGTGGCAACCAAGATATTCCAAGCTTAAAATCAATAGGAAATAATAGTTTAATATTTAGCAACTCTATAAATCAAGAGAGTGAATGTTTATCATTTAATGATGatgtgtttatatttttggatgattattcaaaaaaaaattcgaaCAGTTACACCAATGATGAAGGAAATTATGATacaaaattagaaaatatgTGCTTTCTGGAGTATGAAGACCCCTTGTCACCAAAATATCATGTAGATGATAtgataatacatataaagagacattttaaaaataatgtttcaTATTTTGCTTGTAAACatgttaaaattaatgattTATGTAATATGAATGCTGAAGACAATAATTATGacaatataaacatttatatgtgtGAAAACAATAGGGAAGACTTTTCTGTGAATGGTTATAAAGAAAACgacagaaaagaaaataaattatataacttttCACAATCAACTGTTATGAATACATTTAATGCAAAAGACGAACAAAGCGAATCAAATAATTGGATATACACATGTTCTAACAAAAgtagaaataatttttctctaGACAAAAGTTACTTAAGAGAAGATATTGGGGAAAACGATATTAATATTGAAGAAATTACTGAAAACTACGAATGGCCgaatatttctaatttttataataacaaaaaggGTAACACTTCATATACTGTAAAAgaatcaaaaaattatgaatattgtAAGAGTAGCAATAAAAACAAGAATATTGATAAAAACAACAATGATACCTACAAAGATGACAATAAGAAAAATCTCAGTGTATGTAATAAGGATTATGTGAACAAGATCAGTAACAATTGTAACAATGagaacttttttaaaaagcataaatctgataaaacaaataagcaCACAAATTTATTGAATTCAGAAAAAAGTCCACGAACCTTAATGaatgaattaaatgaaaaattgataaagagaaaaaatttaagtcttcaaaataatagtgaaaaaaatgaaaacatatcAGCTGATATGTTATTTACTCacgaagaaaagaaaaaaaatattgaaaagtCTGCTGAAAATTTAACGGCTAATAACAGATACTGTTCTAAAGAAACgtcaaataataattttacttgtatgaaagagaatataaatatgtttaatatctataaaagaaatagcataaataaaacaaagacAGTTAATAATGTTGATATTAATGAACTCAAAAGTAAACTCGTAAATGTTGCAAATTTAGTTCCAAATAATCCAAGAAATAATTCAGAAAAATCAAAAGTATTATATAGTgaagcaaaaaatattaatggcaaaactaattattattatgttgaGAATGAAACAAACGTTTCTAATACAGATATGGATCAATTAGAACAGAATATGAATACCATCACTAACCAAAGTGATGAAACTAacacaaaaatatgtaattttaaaaaattttataaaaaatttaatgataaattagatgtaaaaaattatgatgtagaaataaacaattttagtattaatgaaaaagaaaaaagcgataatttaatattgttGGAACTAATGGAAAGCAATAAATTTATGGAGACAAATAATAAGGATGAAGTCAACATAAAAGGTGGCTATTCATATTCTAacgaagaaaaaattaaacaaatctatgaaaaaaataaatataaaaatattattcatgCAGACACattatacataaacaaagtaaacaaaaataaaaaaaaagatcatTCAGAAGTAAttgaaagtaaaataaataaaaaagctctcactaataatataaaaacaaataatcatatttgtattagtaaaaattcatttgattcaaaaaatatctatgagaaaaaaataaatgtggCTGATATTAGCAAGGAAGGAAATAGAATTGTGAAACCTTTATATGAAATTGAAAGTGTAAAAGGaatcaatatttataataagcATATTAGTGATAAAAATAGTACAGCTGGTGAGTTGGATGATATTACCAGttgtaataaaaacaataataataaaaatactgtttctaggaataatatatataactctttaattaaaaattgtgaATCGGACTTTAAAAATTACGAAaattctaaaataaaaagccgATTTAAAATAAGTGACATCAATGGTGTTAAGATAAGAAGTTGTggtataaatgaaaataatacacTTATTTCTAAGAGGAAAGAAAACAGTTTTTCAGacattaagaataaaaatgtatcaATGTCTactaataaaatgaaagttAAGAATAacgtaaataataataatgaaaatgttaCAGTTAGAAAAAGTGAattaaatatgcataattttaaatataactcATACTTTAATAAGAATGACGAAGCAATTAAAGATCATCCAAATATAAATGACACACTAAATGAATCCGATAAACTAGGATATTACAAATACATGAATAAGGAGAAATCTGCAGATGAAAACAGCTTAATTTTAcgtaaaaaagaagaatataaGGAACAAAACGAAGAAAatgatacaaataaaattaggtATAAGAAAAGGCTAAATAatgaattgaaaaaaaaattaagtaccATTTTAAACTTATATACTAATCctaacaaaataaacattcacaataaaatatatgcttCTGATATGGATAAAGTAAATTTAGACAATGATaaggtaatatatattaacaacaattatttttttaatgttgaTAAAGATAATTACTTTGAGAATTGTGATGGAAAATGTCCAAGAAATTCAATGaaatacaattttaaaaagcttgatttacaattttgtaaaaataaaaatgacttttatagttttaaatatatgagcAAAATTTTATCTAGTAGTAGCTTGtctaaagaatatatatttagtgaGAGCTTTGAATctaatattttagaaaaaaaagttaataaattaaaggaattaaaaaacaaatatttattaaaaaaatatttaaacgaAATATtggatagaaaaaaaatgcattctGTAActagtataaataaaaaagtaccAAATATTGATTGCCCAAAATTGATTTATAacacagaaaaaaatatatatgatggtAGTTCTAAAAGtgaaattaaatatagtaaaaaaaaagaatcatTTCGAGATGATTTATATGTTAAAGAAACATTAAAAGAACAATTAAGAATGAATAAAAGGAAtattgaattatataaagcACCAGAATCACCAAAAAAACAGGACAAAATACCGAAACCATTAGCTAGTCATTTGGAAACTAATTCATTGTCgcatttaaataaaacacCGTCATATCCATTTGagcaatttattttataa